The Lycium ferocissimum isolate CSIRO_LF1 chromosome 1, AGI_CSIRO_Lferr_CH_V1, whole genome shotgun sequence genome includes a region encoding these proteins:
- the LOC132057732 gene encoding uncharacterized protein LOC132057732 produces the protein MVIPPPVRPERVLKYLKPYVLRMHFTNKYVNAQVVHTPTATVAASASTQEKGLRLAMVEAKENTRDVAAAAKIGKLLGERLQVKGVPAISVFYKREQRYHGKVKAVIDSVREAGIELV, from the coding sequence ATGGTGATTCCTCCACCAGTTAGACCAGAAAGAGTGCTGAAGTATCTCAAACCTTACGTGCTAAGGATGCACTTCACAAACAAGTACGTAAATGCTCAAGTAGTTCACACACCAACGGCAACAGTGGCTGCTTCCGCAAGCACACAAGAGAAAGGCTTAAGGCTTGCCATGGTAGAAGCAAAAGAAAATACTAGAGATGTTGCTGCCGCTGCAAAAATAGGCAAGTTGTTGGGAGAGCGGTTGCAGGTTAAAGGTGTTCCGGCCATATCTGTTTTCTATAAGAGAGAGCAACGATACCATGGGAAGGTCAAAGCAGTTATTGATTCAGTGAGAGAAGCGGGGATAGAATTGGTTTGA